The segment GCAAAGGAGTTACAGAAGAAGCAAATAATCGCATGTggaagagtttttttttttttttttttaattttaagccATCACCATCACAGCTTAAAGCTATTAGGTGTGGGGGGTTTGGCTTGACCCCTACCATGTCTATAATTTCCAACATAATTACACAAAAACAGAGGGGGGCATGAACCTAACCTCTGgcaaaaatagaaaatggaaATTAAGACATCAAAAAAGGGAAGGCAACAGACTTATAACCTTCCACTCAAGCAAATTACAGGATTcaactaacaaaaaaattacatttgtcatattttcttcttatacAAGGTAGTTGCCATCTATCCAGTTGAAAGAGTCCCTTCGCTTCTTTCGAGAGTTGTTGATAAGAGAAGTAGAAGGTACCATTTCCACTCGATGAAGCTAATTTGGCTAGGAAGTCAGCCACCTGGTTGGCTTCTCTATAGCAATGTGAGATGCTCACTTCTGCCCCTTCCATAGCGTTGACAATTCGTTTGATAATGTTTTTCAGCTTCAGATTGTTGGTGCCTTTTTCTTCGAGCATATTTGTTATATGGGATTGAAGAATAATTGAAGTAATTGTTATCAAGGTTTAGTGTGTGGAGATGATGAAGTTGGAAGAGGCTGCTGTTGGGATGAATACTTCCCCAAAGCTGACTGCAACTAAGGTCCAGACCGATAACATGACCGTTTAACATGTGACAAGTGACTCCATCCCAAGAGCAGCAATCGCTACTCTCATTCCAAGACTTTGTTTTGGGGAAAGAAACTCTATCACAGCTGTAACTAGCGTCGGATATAATCTCAAAGTGCTGCTTAAACTGAAGCATAAGCTTCAGTTGGAGAGCAAAGATGATgatcaaaggaagaagaaaagcaTCGACTTATTAGCAACACAAAACACAGAAatgaatagaagaaaaagagacGTCCCATCTTTCTTTTTCGTATTCAGCAAATAACAGGATGGATGTTTTCTTCTAACAAATCAATCAGCattatccatatatatatatcaatgttGAAGATTGCACCATGTGTAACACATGCTGCAGAGCGACTGTGTTCATAAACAAGATGTCAAACAAATTTCCGACATAGTGATAGATTTACACGTATATTGTGCCGTTTTCCATCTCATTCTCCATGAGTTTTTTCAAATGatagagaagaagaaatcattCATTGATCCTGAGATAAAGTAGAAATGCGAACCTGAGACAAATATCTCCTACTGTCCTACATATACAAACAACCATGGTACTATCTGAAAGACAGAACCATGTGCAACACATAACAGAAAATGCTACTATCTTATAGTTGTTCACAACAACTAACTgatacaaacaacaacaacatactcgctccgtgtaatcccacaagtggagtctgGGGAGAAGGGTTgcgtgtacgcaaaccttaccatAACTTGTAGAGGTAGAGAAGAGAAGTTGTTCTCCattaaaaatttacaaattttgCATAAGCATTACACTTAGGTACAACATGGTAACACTACAAGTACCATTTATAACTTGTCAGTTATTATTAAGTGTTAGTAAACTctcagtatatatataaattaaggaAGTTAAGGAAAGCGAGTAAAATCTATTAGAGCACCTAGCTTGAATGGcatttggaaagataattttcaaattcttaACCCGGTGTTCTATACCTGCTTCGGAGCCCCAACTAATACAGGCCCCCGCGGCATAAGGCCCATTAAAGAGAAGAGAAACCCAGCCCATTTTTGAGGCACATGAAAATTTCTCTACATTATACCATATTCCATAAaggagattttatttttatttgtttaccaTAGCTTATCTATCAAACTTAAGTTTACAAGTTATTACAttgaatttaagaaatataaaaaaagtttcTAGTTGTTGGCAGTTGTACCCACCATGCTAGAAAGTGTTGCTTAATTGCCTAGCTGATTATTCCTTATCTTATTAGTAGATGAAAATGATTCAAACTCGAAATATCTGATTAATGGTGAAGTCGTGGAGGGATcgcattattttttttcttaccttGAGAAAGAGGTGTAGCTCGGATTCGGCAGTGTTCAGTAACTTCAGTTTAaatcatatattaatatttaaaattttgaaataatttatcaagAACTTATCAAGGTGCGGTTTTTAAAATCCAAATTCCATACACTCCAAATCCTAGCTCTATCTCACCTTATAGAGGTGGAGCTAAAATTTAATGTCTATAANCTTCCACTCAAGCAAATTACAGGATTcaactaacaaaaaaattacatttgtcatattttcttcttatacAAGGTAGTTGCCATCTATCCAGTTGAAAGAGTCCCTTCGCTTCTTTCGGGAGTTGTTGATAAGAGAAGTAGAAGGTACCATTTCCACTTGATGAAGCTAATTTGGCAAGGAAGTCAGCCACCTGGTTGGCTTCTCTATAGCAATGTGAGATGCTCACTTCTGCCCCTTCCATGGCTTTGACAGTTCGTTTGATAATGTTTTTCAGCTTCAGATTGTTGGTGTCTTTTTCTTCGAGCATATTTGTGATCACCATTGAATCCAGCTCCAGATCGTATTTGTCGTATCCAGCTCGATTACACCATTCTATTGCATAGAGTGCTGCCATTGCTTCTGCCTGATTGTTGCTTTTACATTGAGTTGGGACTGAGAAAGCCATAATGAGATGACCAGTGTCATTCCTGAGAACCCCTCCAATGCCTGCCCTGGGAATACTTTCTTGCATATAGCTTCCATCTGTGTTGAATTTGATCCTTCCGGTTGCAGGCTTGGTCCAAACAACTTGCCTCCATCTTACAATAGGTTTGTACCTTTCaattcttgtgcaaatttgaacCCATTTTCCTGTTAAGTCACAAGTTGGGAAGGCAACACAAATAGCTGCTTTGATGTTCCATAAAATTTGCACTTCCATTCTAGATATCAAATATTTAGTCTGATCTCCATATCTACAAGATGTCCAATTTTTCCAGATTTCCCATGCAATACACATGGGAGTGATTTGTTGTACCATTTTATGCACACTGTTGGCAGTGTTCATATTCCACCAAGCATTGAAGAGAATTTTAATGTTGCCTCCTTGGTGATTAATTCCAAGGGGGTTTCCAAAGTAATTCCATATATGCTTAGCCATCTCACTATCACTAAACACATGTTGAATTGATTCATTTTGAGGTATTGTGCAACATAGGCATTTGGTATCCATTGGATTACCAAACCTTTGAAGTACCTCATCAAACGGTAGTTTTTTGAGCATCATTCTCCAGGTAAGAAACGATATTTTGAAAGGTAAGCAATTGTGCCAAACCTTACTTAGGATGCCATCTTTTTGTCTCACTTCTCTTATGCTTTGCCAAGCAGAAGAATTTGTGTATTTGCCATCCTGAGTAATGTTCCAAACAGCATAGTCATTATCATTAGCATCCCCAATAGGAATGTCGGCAATAAATAGGACTATATGTTCGGGGAGATCTTCCTTTAATTTATTCATGTTCCAGTTACCACCATCAATATAGTCCATAACCTTAGCGTTGTTGTTATGCACATGGTCAGGGTACAGAATAGCCAGAGGCCCTTTCTCACACCAATTGTCCCACCACATATTACAACTACCACTGTTAATTTTCCAGAGAATGTTAGGTTCAGCAACTTGTCTAGCATTGACCATGAACTTCCAAGCTTGTGAATTACCAGAGGTCCAAGCTTTAACAGAAGGGTGAACTCTGTGACAATACTTAGCTTTCATAAAATAAGCCCAGAGAGATTTATTGGTTCTAAATCTCCACCATCTTTTAACTGCCAAGGTTTTAGAGATGTCATCCATGTTTCTAATACCTATACCACCTTCATCTTTAGGAACACACAGATTTTTCCAAGATCTCCAATGGTGCTTGTCTCTGTTCTCattaaaaccccaaaagaatCGTGCAAAATGCTTTTCTAACAGATTAATAGTACCAATGGGAGGATTAATCGCTGAGAGAGTATAAATAGGGAGTGATTGAAGAACACTTTTGATCAACACGGTTTTACCTCCATAGGTAAGCATCTTACCCTGCCAACCATTGAGTCTTTTTACCACTTTTGTAACCATACCATCAAAGTAAGAAATCTTTTTCCTACCAATATAGATCGGGCAACCCAAGTAAGTAAAAGGGAAGTTCTTTTCCAAAAAACCAGTACATTGTCTCATCCTGTTGATTCTGTAAGCACTAGCCTTAGGGTTAGTCAAAAAGAAGCTTTTATTCTTATTGACTTCTTGCCCTGAAGCTTTCTCATAGTTGTTGATCTGTTTCATGATGAGCTTAACAGATTTACTCTTACCACTACTGAAAATAACAATATCATCAGCATATGCTAAATGGTTAATCTGAGGACCTCTTTGATGCATCGAGAAAGGGATAAAATTATCATGAGTAAGTAAACTATTCAAAGTTCTAGAGAGGACCTCAGcacccaaaataaataaagagggGGACAGAGGATCACCCTGTTTTAAACCTTGAGCAGAGGAGAAAAAACCATTTCTAGATCCATTAATCAAAATAGAATACCACACATTAGAAATTAAATTCCACACTAAATTTATCCATTTATCTGAGAACCCAAATCTTCTAAGAACATCCATTAGGAAATTCCAGGCCATTCTATCATAAGCCTTAGCCATATCTAATTTGATGACAATATTACCACCAGTATTATGCTTAGACATGCCATGAATTATTTCTTGAGCAAGCATGACATTTTCAGTAATCAATCTGC is part of the Solanum stenotomum isolate F172 unplaced genomic scaffold, ASM1918654v1 scaffold28368, whole genome shotgun sequence genome and harbors:
- the LOC125851656 gene encoding uncharacterized protein LOC125851656 encodes the protein MEACGLSDLGFVEPKYTWCNNRRPSKRIDRVFVNDLWAQSYHTNTIKHLARTGSDHRPLLMQTLSNQNDFIRYFRFLNLWTQRSDFLKTVQNSWNMNVAGNALWRLQCKLKVLSKNLSIWPRETIGDIHEQVNKWETRVQLLEELDTLNNNEQSREDLNREHAEYVKWLGMQDALLKQKTRINWFKDGDYNSNYFHSVLRGRRKRLLIHRIKDHRDNWIEGDNLIARAAIRHYKNLFNMGQPNLDSGTLDCIPKLITEEDNDMLHRAPVEDEIKNAVFSMSADSSAGPDGFNGKFFHTCWDIIKYDVCDFVAEFFSGKKLTKYFTHTCLALIPKVESPSNFSELRPISLSNFSNKIVSKILARRLNPILHRLISVNQSGFIPGRLITENVMLAQEIIHGMSKHNTGGNIVIKLDMAKAYDRMAWNFLMDVLRRFGFSDKWINLVWNLISNVWYSILINGSRNGFFSSAQGLKQGDPLSPSLFILGAEVLSRTLNSLLTHDNFIPFSMHQRGPQINHLAYADDIVIFSSGKSKSVKLIMKQINNYEKASGQEVNKNKSFFLTNPKASAYRINRMRQCTGFLEKNFPFTYLGCPIYIGRKKISYFDGMVTKVVKRLNGWQGKMLTYGGKTVLIKSVLQSLPIYTLSAINPPIGTINLLEKHFARFFWGFNENRDKHHWRSWKNLCVPKDEGGIGIRNMDDISKTLAVKRWWRFRTNKSLWAYFMKAKYCHRVHPSVKAWTSGNSQAWKFMVNARQVAEPNILWKINSGSCNMWWDNWCEKGPLAILYPDHVHNNNAKVMDYIDGGNWNMNKLKEDLPEHIVLFIADIPIGDANDNDYAVWNITQDGKYTNSSAWQSIREVRQKDGILSKVWHNCLPFKISFLTWRMMLKKLPFDEVLQRFGNPMDTKCLCCTIPQNESIQHVFSDSEMAKHIWNYFGNPLGINHQGGNIKILFNAWWNMNTANSVHKMVQQITPMCIAWEIWKNWTSCRYGDQTKYLISRMEVQILWNIKAAICVAFPTCDLTGKWVQICTRIERYKPIVRWRQVVWTKPATGRIKFNTDGSYMQESIPRAGIGGVLRNDTGHLIMAFSVPTQCKSNNQAEAMAALYAIEWCNRAGYDKYDLELDSMVITNMLEEKDTNNLKLKNIIKRTVKAMEGAEVSISHCYREANQVADFLAKLASSSGNVDAFLLPLIIIFALQLKLMLQFKQHFEIISDASYSCDRVSFPKTKSWNESSDCCSWDGVTCHMLNGHVIGLDLSCSQLWGSIHPNSSLFQLHHLHTLNLDNNYFNYSSIPYNKYARRKRHQQSEAEKHYQTNCQRYGRGRSEHLTLL